Proteins from one Panicum virgatum strain AP13 chromosome 7K, P.virgatum_v5, whole genome shotgun sequence genomic window:
- the LOC120641588 gene encoding FCS-Like Zinc finger 2-like, with translation MAAAHLACAFFFDAEPVGEPRLPALDACSLCAKPLGRDSDLFMYRGDTPFCSEGCRDEQMQFDAIRARQAARSAAGRRHQQQYSTRKASAVAS, from the coding sequence ATGGCGGCAGCACACCTCGCTTGCGCCTTCTTCTTCGACGCCGAGCCGGTCGGCGAGCCCAGGCTGCCCGCGCTGGACGCGTGCTCGCTCTGCGCCAAGCCGCTGGGGCGCGACAGCGACCTCTTCATGTACCGAGGGGACACGCCCTTCTGCAGCGAGGGCTGCCGCGACGAGCAGATGCAGTTCGACGCCATCCGGGCCAGGCAGGCCGCaaggtccgccgccggccggaggcACCAGCAGCAGTACTCGACGAGGAAGGCATCCGCGGTGGCGAGCTGA
- the LOC120641590 gene encoding protein TIFY 3-like, translating to MLPMSTPSANPSQLTIFYGGSVCVYDSVPPEKAQAIMLIAAAAAAATKTSAATAIKPPMVPAATVAPAAVSPVLTRSPSLQSTSVATGQPQAVADPSSMCKLQADLPIARRHSLQRFLEKRRDRIVNKAPYSPAKSSEGMESPAMEVSAEGKVQ from the exons ATGTTGCCGATGTCGACCCCTTCAGCTAATCCTTCGCAGCTTACAATTTTCTATGGTGGATCAGTATGTGTGTATGACTCAGTGCCACCAGAAAAG GCTCAAGCCATCATGCTTATTGCTGCAGCTGCCGCAGCAGCCACCAAAACCAGTGCTGCCACTGCCATCAAGCCTCCAATGGTGCCTGCAGCCACTGTTGCCCCAGCAGCAGTCTCTCCTGTGCTCACACGGTCTCCATCACTGCAGAGCACTTCTGTAGCAACTGGGCAACCACAGGCTGTTGCTGACCCTAGCTCAATGTGCAAGCTTCAGGCTG ATCTTCCCATTGCCAGGAGGCACTCTCTTCAGCGCTTCCTCGAGAAACGTCGTGACAG GATTGTGAACAAGGCTCCATACAGCCCCGCCAAGTCATCTGAGGGCATGGAATCACCTGCGATGGAGGTGTCGGCCGAGGGCAAGGTGCAGTAA
- the LOC120641589 gene encoding FCS-Like Zinc finger 2-like, translated as MAARAGFFFDAEPLGAPGVPALDACALCAKRLGRDSDVFMYRGDTPFCSEDCRGEQMQIDAARARNAARSAGRRQQQQYSSGTGSASRGQDSGKVSVAS; from the coding sequence atggccgcccgcgccggcttCTTCTTCGACGCCGAGCCGCTCGGCGCGCCCGGCGTGCCGGCGCTGGACGCGTGTGCGCTCTGCGCCAAGCGGCTGGGGCGCGACAGCGACGTCTTCATGTACAGAGGGGACACGCCCTTCTGCAGCGAGGACTGCCGCGGCGAGCAGATGCAAATCGACGCCGCCCGCGCGAGGAACGCCGCCAGGTCCGCCGGccggaggcagcagcagcagtactcGTCAGGGACGGGCTCCGCTAGTAGGGGCCAGGACTCCGGGAAGGTGTCCGTGGCGAGCTGA
- the LOC120641591 gene encoding FCS-Like Zinc finger 2-like translates to MAASVACAFFFDAEPLGEPGRHALDACALCSKPLARNSDIFMYKGDTPFCSEECRYEQMHHDAAYARQAGRRKQQRSSARREGAGASVSAKADVSVASY, encoded by the coding sequence ATGGCGGCGTCCGTGGCCTGCGCCTTCTTCTTCGACGCGGAGCCGCTGGGCGAGCCCGGGCGGCACGCGCTGGACGCCTGCGCGCTCTGCTCCAAGCCGCTCGCCCGCAACAGCGACATCTTCATGTACAAGGGCGACACGCCCTTCTGCAGCGAGGAGTGCCGCTACGAGCAGATGCACCACGACGCCGCCTACGCGCGCCAGGCCGGCCGCCGGAAGCAGCAGCGGAGCAGCGCCAGGCGCGAGGGCGCCGGGGCCTCCGTGTCCGCCAAGGCGGACGTGTCCGTGGCCAGCTACTAG
- the LOC120640297 gene encoding non-seed lectin-like has protein sequence MAMVKKVPKTLLRNLAHLLCVATLSHATSLSFSYNFTTPGALTSPDLKYLSNATAAGDRVDLTKNTSWSTGRMAYGRPVQLWDDAGKVASFTSNFTFVIKSRNSSAQARRIS, from the coding sequence ATGGCCATGGTCAAGAAGGTACCGAAGACCCTTCTCCGCAACCTCGCCCACCTGCTATGCGTTGCTACCCTTTCCCATGCCACCTCGCTTAGCTTCAGCTACAACTTCACCACTCCCGGCGCCCTCACCAGCCCCGACCTCAAGTACCTGtccaacgccaccgccgccggcgatcgggTTGACCTGACCAAGAACACGAGCTGGAGCACGGGGCGGATGGCGTACGGGCGCCCGGTGCAGCTCTGGGACGACGCCGGCAAGGTCGCCAGCTTCACCTCCAACTTCACCTTCGTCATCAAGTCGCGCAACAGCAGCGCTCAGGCAAGAAGAATTTCTTGA
- the LOC120641592 gene encoding L-type lectin-domain containing receptor kinase IX.1-like has product MAFFVGTYPPDVPQDSNGGFLGLVNNPFNPANTYFPATVAVEFDAFRNDWDPKDTMSHVGVDVNNISSVAYAALPDGCFNGAMSAWVRYDANASTLSVTLRFDDQPGLGVYNVNAPVDLRAEGLPQQAAVGFSAATGDYVESHQILSWSFESALTNVAVINKTATTTSKSTKTTNVGLIAGLASAGTVIIMLIIAAWICYREHQKRKGAKQIRQASPRDMDDEFKKGTGPRRFTYRQLSRATRRFSDDAKLGEGGFGSVYRGFLPDLGLHVAIKRVSKTSNQGRREYISEVTIISRLRHRNLVQLVGWCHEGDDLLLVYELMTNGSLDTHLYSTTNVLTWPIRYNIILGMGSALLYLHQEWEQCVVHRDIKPSNVMLDSSFNAKLGDFGLARLVSHTRDAHTTMVAGTRGYIDPECAVTCRATTRSDVYSFGILLLEIACGRKPVVHEEDESKVLLVRWVWELYGRGELLDAADARLLDGGEAGALVPLEVERTLVVGLWCAHPDSASRPSIRQAMNVLQFEAPLPELPPDMPVATYGPPAPVGGGYQSSNTTSTSGTGSASSGGHSSASDQTAHSSSSSAMSGAWGTRSLAAPNTRSETRGSPRESNIGSSGMTGQFQSISSQS; this is encoded by the exons ATGGCGTTCTTCGTCGGGACGTACCCCCCGGACGTCCCGCAGGATTCCAACGGCGGCTTCCTCGGGCTCGTCAACAACCCTTTCAACCCGGCCAACACCTACTTCCCGGCGACCGTCGCCGTGGAGTTCGACGCGTTCAGGAACGACTGGGACCCCAAGGACACCATGAGCCACGTCGGGGTGGACGTCAACAACATCTCCTCTGTGGCGTACGCGGCGCTGCCGGACGGGTGCTTCAACGGGGCCATGTCGGCGTGGGTCAGGTACGACGCCAACGCGAGCACGCTCTCCGTGACGCTCCGGTTCGACGACCAGCCGGGGCTAGGCGTCTACAACGTCAACGCTCCCGTCGACCTCAGGGCGGAAGGGCTGCCGCAGCAAGCGGCGGTGGGGTTCTCGGCGGCCACCGGGGATTATGTCGAGAGCCATCAGATCCTTTCTTGGTCGTTCGAGTCCGCTCTCACCAACGTTGCCGTCATCAACAAGACCG CAACAACGACATCAAAGAGTACAAAGACAACAAACGTAGGCCTAATTGCCGGGTTGGCATCCGCTGGGACCGTCATCATAATGCTCATCATAGCGGCGTGGATCTGCTACCGCGAGCACCAGAAAAGAAAGGGCGCCAAACAAATTAGGCAAGCGTCACCAAGAGACATGGACGATGAGTTCAAGAAGGGGACAGGGCCTCGGAGGTTCACCTACAGACAACTATCTCGGGCGACACGGCGATTCTCCGACGACGCCAAGCTCGGTGAGGGCGGCTTCGGTTCAGTCTACCGTGGGTTCCTGCCGGATCTGGGGCTCCATGTGGCCATCAAGAGGGTCTCCAAGACGTCGAATCAGGGGAGGAGGGAGTACATCTCTGAGGTGACCATCATCAGCCGCCTCAGGCACCGCAACCTTGTGCAGCTCGTCGGGTGGTGCCACGAGGGCGACGACCTCCTGCTCGTCTACGAGCTCATGACCAACGGCAGCCTGGACACCCATCTCTACAGCACAACAAACGTCCTAACGTGGCCAATCAG GTACAACATCATTCTCGGCATGGGCTCGGCTCTCCTGTACCTTCACCAGGAGTGGGAGCAGTGCGTGGTGCACCGGGACATCAAGCCCAGCAACGTGATGCTGGACTCGTCGTTCAACGCCAAGCTGGGCGACTTCGGCCTCGCACGCCTCGTCAGCCACACCCGCGACGCGCACACCACCATGGTCGCCGGCACCAGGGGCTACATAGACCCCGAGTGCGCCGTGACCTGCCGGGCCACCACCAGGTCCGACGTCTACAGCTTCGGCATCCTCCTCCTCGAGATCGCCTGCGGCCGGAAGCCCGTCGTccacgaggaggacgagagcaaGGTGCTGCTCGTGCGGTGGGTCTGGGAGCTGTACGGGAGAGGCGAGCTCCTCGACGCGGCGGACGCGCGgctgctcgacggcggcgaggccggcgcgcTGGTCCCGCTGGAGGTGGAGCGCACTCTGGTCGTGGGGCTCTGGTGCGCGCACCCGGACTCCGCCTCCCGGCCGTCCATCCGGCAGGCCATGAACGTGCTCCAGTTCGAGGCGCCGCTGCCAGAGCTCCCGCCTGATATGCCCGTGGCGACGTACGGGCCGCCTGCGCCTGTTGGTGGGGGTTACCAGTCGAGCAACACCACGTCAACATCCGGGACCGGGAGTGCCAGCAGCGGAGGGCACTCGTCGGCAAGTGACCAGACGGCGCactcgtcctcgtcgtcggcgATGAGCGGCGCCTGGGGAACACGTTCACTCGCCGCTCCCAACACGAGGAGTGAAACAAGAGGGAGTCCACGTGAATCCAACATCGGAAGCTCAGGCATGACTGGGCAATTTCAGTCAATAAGCTCCCAGTCCTAG
- the LOC120641593 gene encoding E3 ubiquitin-protein ligase ATL4-like, whose amino-acid sequence MSSSASSLQAPPAGAIGGTSAYSASASFLPSFMIIAALLAFVFLASVSIHLLLRFLSAVRTSSSSSPSGPPLPRTHSDGEAGSESAGSAVDYSYSAERPAAAAAEGGKKEEAPGDEKQRLIDSLPLFTMASALAALPKSSPDCAVCLSPFTPDAELRLLPACRHAFHAACVDAWLRTTPSCPLCRAAVAPPHPSLAAAMRAAARQPQMSRGRSGPSFLVEIGTVSSRGGGGERNSRTYSLGSFDYQIDEEVEAVVSRVARIIAARESSAVKEDKPPAEEGPAPATAAAPVPSPPGEAVAEAAGSSRGWLREYLDRLASSTCTFSERWSSRWSQGGQQRQEEPWLWDAEAAGMSAPPGSDDDEEETAFMVMYRWIAGV is encoded by the coding sequence AtgtcctcctccgcctcgtccCTCCAGGCGCCTCCAGCCGGCGCGATCGGCGGCACCTCCGCCTACTCCGCGTCCGCGTCGTTCCTGCCCTCGTTCATGATCAtcgccgcgctgctcgccttcgtcttcctcgCCTCCGTCTCCATCCACCTCCTGCTCCGCTTCCTCTCAGCAGtacgcacctcctcctcctcctcgccgtcggggCCGCCGCTCCCCCGGACACAcagcgacggcgaggcgggCTCGGAGTCCGCGGGGAGCGCGGTGGATTATTCTTATTCcgcggagagacccgcggcggccgcggccgagggcgggaagaaggaggaggcgcCGGGCGACGAGAAGCAGCGGCTGATCGACTCGCTGCCGCTGTTCACCATGGCCTcggcgctggcggcgctgcCCAAGAGCTCCCCCGACTGCGCCGTCTGCCTGTCGCCGTTCACCCCCGACGCCGAGCTGCGGCTGCTCCCCGCGTGCCGCCACGCGTTCCACGCCGCCTGCGTCGACGCCTGGCTCCGCACCACGCCGTCCTGCCCgctctgccgcgccgccgtcgcgcccccgcacccctcgctcgccgccgccatgcgcgccgccgcgcggcagcCGCAGATGAGCAGGGGCCGGTCGGGGCCGAGCTTCCTCGTGGAGATCGGCACCgttagcagccgcggcggcggcggcgagaggaaCAGCCGCACCTACTCGCTCGGCTCCTTCGACTACCAGATcgacgaggaggtggaggccgtGGTGTCCCGCGTCGCGCGCATCATCGCCGCAAGAGAATCGAGCGCCGTCAAGGAGGATAAGCCCCCAGCCGAGGAGGGGCCGGCGCCTgcgacggccgcggcgccggtgcCCTCGCCTCCCGGCGAAGCGGTGGCCGAGGCGGCGGGGTCCTCCCGCGGGTGGCTGCGGGAGTACTTGGACCGGCTGGCATCGTCGACCTGCACGTTCTCGGAGCGGTGGAGCTCGCGGTGGAGCCAGGGGGGCCAGCAGCGGCAGGAGGAGCCGTGGCTGTGGGACGCGGAGGCCGCGGGGATGTCGGCGCCGCCGgggtcggacgacgacgaggaggagacgGCGTTCATGGTCATGTACCGCTGGATCGCCGGGGTGTAA